The Ornithorhynchus anatinus isolate Pmale09 chromosome 11, mOrnAna1.pri.v4, whole genome shotgun sequence genomic interval gatgttgtgaaggtgggactgacaggatttagtgttgatttgaatatgtgggttgaatgaaagagaggagtcaaggataacagcaaggttataggcttatgaaacaggaaggatgttggtgctgtctacggtgatgggaaagtcaggggaagggcagggtttgggtgggaaaataaggaattctgttttgtacatgataagcttgaggtgatggagaacatccaagtagagatgtcttgaaggcaggaggaaatatgaaactgcagactgggagagagatcagggctagagatatgGATTTGGGTATAATCCGTGTTACCTCATCATTCTCCTCAGCCTATGTTCTGGGTCAGGGAGATGAGCCCCGTTCAAATAGCCTTTGCTGCCTGGGTCCAACCATTgtctaggttcagttctggtgaggtgaggggagggagattcaagctgcCTTGCTCCCCACCCTGTGGTCTATGGTGGCCCCGCAGCGCAGAGAGGGGGCTCCTCAATGTCTTGAGGTTTTAGgggtgccctccccctccccaccaggcctCATGGCTCTAAGATGGCAGAATGGACCACGAGATGGAGATCAACGGACCGTTGGAGGAAGGACTAAGGGTGATGAAAGGAAACCAGTGGAGGAAAAGGGATGCCAGCTTCGTGCTCGACTGCCAGTGAGAAGCTGCAGAACCTGACCAACAGCACGGGGACTAATGAGGGAGCTAatgatgaatatgtgggttgaatgaaagagaggagtcaaggataacagcaaggttatgggcttgtgagacaggaaggctggtggtgccatctatggtgatgggaagataaggaattccattttggtgatggagaacatccaagtagagatgtcttgaaggcaggaggaaatgtgaaactgcagcagtaataataataacttcctcAAAGGGCTTGAGGTGAGGGCTGTGGTATTTGTGGTGTGGTGATCGTGATAGCAAtccacatggaggtggtagttaaagtcatggacacaatccctgtcccacatggggcttacaatcaatccccattttacagatgaggtaactgaggcacagagtggttcagtgacttgcccaaagatcacacaacagacatgtggcagagtcggcattagaacccaagaccttctgactcccaggcctttgctctatccactagatcacactgctactCAGCTGCAAATCCAGTTTTgaggaagttattattattattattgttgctgttattatcatattaatatatcagtaataataatatctaccccagcacttagtacagtgcctggcacaaaaaacaaaaaaatcttcagaaccctattaaaatcatgtctccttcaggaagcattccctgactaacctttcatcactccaccctattctccctcccttaggcatcatctctgcacttaggTCCATAGCCCAAAACCCTTTGTTACTcaccctaccccacagcacttatgtacgttatattctgttgcttcacctatctgtaatttaaagtctgactcccccactagattgtaagatccatgaaagggactgtgacaaccaactctaatgtactctctcaagtaccacTCTAATGTACTCTGTTTAGTTCCAtgccctccacatagtaagtgctcaataaacttgtttgattgattgattgattgcttacgcCATCTGCAACTCATCATTATTCACTGCTCTACTGTGGTCCGTCTCCCAACAGATTCTATTGGTTTATTCATCCTTTGGGGTTCAATCAACTTCATGCAGTCCTTCATTTTTCCTCTGGCTTCCTCTCATAATTGTCGATGAAAAGATTTCTACTGTCTAAGGACTAAGGCTCCTAAAAGAGGAAGAATCAGGAATAAACAGCCAGCTCTGATCCTGAAGATGGAGGCCAGGGAGGTGAAGAGGCAGGAAGGGTGAGAGGGCAGGTGATGCAGGTGGTCCTGGTTCCACTGTACAGGACAAGTGTACCATGGAGGTGAGCACAACTTGTCATGTGTTCTTATAACTTTAATGCTGCCTTATAGGACAACCATTTCACTTAGAAGCTTCAAGCTCCTTCACgtatgtttttgtctgtctcccccgattagactgtaagcccgtcagtgggcagggattgtctctatctgctgccgaattgtacattccaagtgcttaatacagtgctctgcacagagtaagtgctcaatcaatactattgaatgaatgaatgaatatgtggacgTTTCATTGTCtttgcagattttttttattaaaaatgttTTGCTGAGGCTAACAGATGGATAAAAATAGTTCTAAAAAACACTGAAAATGTACTATGTACAAGGTTTCTATCATGGAGTTCTGCATTCCCATctttaaatactgttgattttcaCCACGTGACCACGGATTTCTTTAAACATCGTTACTCAGTGGAACATGACTGAATGTAAGTGGCTTAGCTTTCACCTTCTTAAGTCTCATTACATCCATCCCACTTTCCCTAGGAAGGGGCGtcttctctctgttctctctgtcCATTTTGCATCTATTTAACTTGGACAATTCTTTGAGGGTATTAATTTTACTTTCTATTTTATGGACACTTTAATCTACCCCTTTGTATCTTGTTTCTTAACACACTGATCAGAGGCAATTTCCTCTCTTATAGACCTTCTCTAGGGAAGAGGACGTGGTACTATACTGGAAAAGTGGAAAACCTGAGGCTTGGAGAGGTTacagtcttgcccaaagtcacacagcccatAAGTGGTAGAACCTGGGCTGCAATACCGGGACCATTGTGAGAATCAACGAGATGCTGGACGTGAAAGCCTTTGGGAAGGAAGGTGGTATAGAAATCCAAACTGGCATTATGACTGCTGTCTAATGCAGTCATTAGGAGTTCCTGAAACTCATGATGTTCCCAGGCCACATAAATTGTAGTTATAATGAATCTTGTTTTCTTTTCCAGTATCATAACCATCCTTTGAGTATTTTTCTGTGTGGAAATCATACCATTTGGACTTTGCAACTGCAGTCCTGAAGTCCTTTCCTCCTATAGCCCAATGGGAGGAGAAGCAAAGTATTTGGGAGGAGCCTCACGATCAGGGGGCgatgaaaaggggagagggaaaagtgtGGCGATGGGGATGTGTGAATAGGAGGCTAGTGTGAGGAGATTAGGGCCAGGACCTCATCTTTCAGGCTGGAGGATTTTTAGGGCTCTCAGAATGGTCAACTCTGATTTGCTAGCTAGCGCTGAACTACACTTTCCAGTCAGTAACACAGATTTCCTAAACTGGTGTGATTGTGCAACAGGGAACCAGAATTGAGATTGATTCTGAGGGCAGAATTGCCTCTCCCTAGAGCTCTCAAAATAATGAaggccttgctgtgtgacttccgaTGGATCATTTCACCTTGCTGAGCCCCCCAGTATCTTCATGAGTCCTGGGAGGAGGATAATCTCAACAGGGATGCTGAGTCCTTATAGGGAAGATTGGAGGGGGGCTCAAGTGAGAGGCAGTGCCCTAAAAGCCAGTCCTGGCAGAGTGGCTTATCTGGTCCACTTGGATAGGTCTCTCCCTTTGGCTCCCCCAGCCTGTCTTGAGAGCAAGTTTGAATGTGATCTATGTTTTGCAACCCGAGCAGTCAGCTGAGGCAACTCCCTGGGTGGCTTGGAAACCCCCACCCCCATGTTTGCCCCCAAACTACCTGCTGGGATCAAAGGTCCTGATCAAGGTTTAAACTTGACAAATGAAAAAGAACGATTAATTTATCTGAAAAGGGGGCCCTTGTTTATTGGCAGGAAAATGGGTGAGCTTTGGGGAGCCTGACAgacaagaaactgaggcccagagaaaactcTTCAGCTGACCGGAGGGTTCCCTACAGCTGGCTCAGCTGGGTTTGGAATTCATGCCCTTGGTGAAGGAGGGGAGTGTCCTAAATCCTGCCTTAATGCGACCCAGCCGGAGTCCGTGGTCCCTCCCCAGCTGTAGTCTCCTCCAGTTTAATCCAGACTGCCCATGAGGCTGCAGTGGCTGCAGAGTGCGAGAAGAGCAGGGCTGAGGCCAGCCTCCTCAACACCCAGAACAGAAACCCCCACGACCCTCCCTTACAGTCTGTCAGGTGGGGTGAGGAAAGCATCAAGGGTCATCCCAATTCTTGAGGGGATGTTAAGCGGCATGCTGCAGTCCTCAATCCTGCTGACGGGCCTCGGCTCTGGAAAAACGGATTTGGGCCTGTTCAACCCATTCTTGGGGATcccggagagaggaaggggaggggggaaagagaggagggaaaggcaaagaggggagaggaaaaaagggtgggaggagggagaagggagggagagaaaaaggaacacagggaggaggaaaggggtcgaaggaggtagggaaggaggaaggaaggaaagaggagcaaaggaacagagaggaaggaggaggtcgGAGGTCAAAAAGGGGAAATCGGGCAGATTCCGTTTCCCCGAGAGAAAATAGTCCCCCTTGACAGGACCGCCGTCCTGGGCATCCGCCCGTCCAGCAAGACTGACTGAGGATGTTGCAGATGGGCCCCCGGAGGCTGCAGGGTTCCCAGCTCCGCACCTCCCGCGGAGAGCCCCCAATAGCCCCCAGGAAGTGCAAaccgggagaagggagggggctttCCGAGGGGTCCGGAGGGGCGGTACTGCGGCAAGCGGCGGGGCAGAGCCCAGCCTTAGTGCGGAGTGTGTGCTGGGTGGGGGAGACCGTTTCCCGGCCGCCTTTGGCCTTCTCCGACTTTCCCCGCGGCCGTTGGGGCCGGGGCTGTCCCGGGGCCGTCGAGTCTCGAGCAACCAGGATCCCCCCCCCTAGCCCCGGCCCCCGATCCCGGCCAGGTCCGGGTTCTCCCCCCTCCGGCGCCCGTCCCCGAGTCTCCGCCGCTTGACCGTTGGCCCtgcggggccgggaagggggagtggacggcggggggcgggggagggggaggagggggcgaagcAGGGCTGGGCTCCGGgggaccccctcccgccccctgcctcGGCCAGGATTTGGAGTGACAGGATCCTCCCGAGGGAGGCAGGCGGGCAGCCAGATGGGGGGCAGATGGGGGGCGGATGGAGGGacccagggagtgggaggaattCCTCCGGGACAGGGAGCGTCGGGAGTCTTCTCTCCGGGACCCCGGAGACCCGGGCATCCCGGCCCCCGGAGCGGGGTCCGATGGGGGGGAATgggcgccccccggccctccccgccctcccggcccctcagAGCAGGTGCGGCCCGGggcccagctccccctcctccccgatgtccagctcgggctcgggctcggccaGCGCGTAGGGTCcggcgggagggccgggccgcggggcgggggacggCTCGGGCCCGCGGGGGCTGCGCTCGGAGCTCTCCGATCCGTCCGGGGCCTTGGGCTCGTCTTGGCTTTTCCGCAGCTGCTTCTTGTGTTTCATCCTGCGGTTCTGAAACCACGTCTTCACCTtccgggaagagaaaggggagacggGACGAGTGGGCCGCCCGGCAGCGCGGTTAGCCTTCGCCTCCTTGCATTAGGGCCACTTCCCGCCCTCTCGGCCGCATTTGTAGCCCTCGTCCATTATTCCCTTAGCCGTATTCCACCGTCATTTGGAGGTATTGGCATTATCATTAACGGTAACTGGCGTTGTTCTTATTAGTGTTATTGGTCTTAGAGGTATTGGCGTTGCAATTAGCGGTATGGTTGGCACGATTATCTGGAACACTTGCGTTCTTATTATTTATCTTATTGGCGTTAAAACTAGCGGTATCCCATCTCATTATGCTGGGCGTGATGTGATTATCAGAAATCAGCATTCCCATTGGAGCACCCATCcgatatatatgcatacatacatgCCAAGCCGTCCAAGCACATATGTACAAGCACACATACGTCCAAACATGTGCACAGGCGCGCGAGCGCACAGCCgtctacacacacacattcaatagTATCCTTCGACTTGGGACAGATCCGATAAAGATTCACTCCTAGCAGTGGCCTCGGGGGTTGGGAAGAGTTTGGGCGGATCCTAAGAGCAGCACTAGCCAGAGACCATGAGGACCGCGCTACCTCCCCGAGCCTTGTTTCTTAAGAACGGCCCGGCGCCGGTGCCGGGAACAGACGGAGGAATCTGGGAGAACCGGAGCGGGCGAGAGTCGATCCCACATCCCTCTTCCCGCCGGCGGGTCTGGGCCGGGACCTCCGCCTCCGGGCTGGGCCTGGAgggtctggggttgggggagggagggggagcgggctgGCCGGGACGATCCGGGCTCGGGGATCGGGGTCGGTCTCTCTGTTTACAACCAAGAGGCGACGCCTGAgacgggtggggccggggggcccagGGAAGTCCCGATCGTTCCGGCCGGGAAAGGGAAAGGTCCCCGCCTGGCCCGACTATCCCAGGGTCAGGGGGAGGCCGGTCCACTGTCATCGCTGCCCCGGAGATCAGGCCCCGGGATTGGGGGAGGGCGGGTAGTGGACGAGGAGACCCCTGTAGGCCCCCGGAATCTGGGACCAGGCGAACCCGCTACCCCAGCTCTGCTCCAAgccaaaggagtgtgtgtgtgcctaTGTATATGTGTTTGGAGGTATGTGTGTTTGTAAATGTGTATGCGTATGTGTAAGTGCACATgcgtatgattagactgtaaatccgtcaatgggcagggattgtctctatctgttgccgaattgtacatttcaagcgcttagtacagtgctctgcacatagtaagcgctcaataaatactattgaatgtttgtacatgtatatgtgtggcgattttttttggcggggggggagcCTGAGCGGACCACCGGGCCGCCTAGGCCGTACCTGCGTCTCGGACAGGCTGAGCGCCGTGGCCAGCTCCACGCGTTCCGGGGTGGACAGATAGCGCTGGATCTCGAACCTCTTCTCCAGCCCAGAGAGCTGAGAGTCGGAGAACACGGTGCGGGCTTTGCGGCGCCGGCAGTGCTTCCCCGGGAGCTCGGCGTGCGGAGGGTGCGGGAACAGGGCGGGGACAGGCACACCTGCgaggaaagacaattactctcccccccttcaaagtcttattgaaggcgtatctcctccaaaaggccttccccgattaagtcccctttcctcttctcccactcccttctgcgtcgccctgactggcttcctttgttcttcccccctcccagacccactgcacttatgtccatatctgtaattttatttatttgtattgacgcctgtctccctcccaccccagaccgtaagctcgttgtgggactggagtgtgcttgtttattgtcgtattatactttccccaaaGCTTATagggctcttcacacaataagcgctcaataaataagactgaatgaatgaatgaatgagaccgtgAGAGCGCGGGAAGTGGGATCCTGGGCGGCAGGACTCCTGGATCCTGAGCtcgactctgagcctcagttcccttcctcCGAGAACTGGGTCGGCTACTCCCGGAGAGAAATAGGAAGgatgagaagagtgcttgatgtTCTTTGGGATCGCGCCTCTGAAGAGGAGGAGCACGAGGATTAGGATAATAGCGAGGCCACTATTTCCAGGAGCTCGCACAGGCTCCCGTCCCTGGGGAAGtcctgaaggagaaggggagatggcaACAGCTGGGCCCGGCAGACCCTTTCCCGGAACGGAAGCCAGAGAGGCCTCCGGAGGgagcgagaaaggaggaagaagttctTCCCTTTCTTGGACCCAGGGGTTGGTGCCCGGGAGGGGGaagtcctggaaccccctccactTCCCAACTTTCCCCTACGACCTCCTCCTCGCAGTGAGGTCGGCCCCGGATCGTTTGGAAGGTCTTCCACTTACAGCCTTCTCCAAGCAGTCCGGCAATCGCCGGGGAGAGACGATTGAATGCCACCCCTCAAGCACCCCGATTCTGGGGGAGCCGGGAAGCTGCTATGTGGGGAGGAGCGAGCCCACCTTCGCTGGAAATTGGGGTGAGGGAAACCGAAAGAGCTCTCCTCCCATTCAATTGGTTTCCCCTCCCTAGGGCGGCTCCGGCCAGAACCCTCTCTGGACCCAACCCTATCTTGCCCTTTTTCTACGGGAAGTCGgacccctctgcccacccctccatcctctccccggtCGCCCCTCTGCCGGGGGCGGGAGACCCTCTAGGCCGGGAAGCCGTCCCGCACCAGGGCGTGGGCAAACCATCTCCATCTCCGAGAAAAACGGCCCCTGCTGTCGCCAGGGCCCCGACCCCTCGGGGATGTGCCCGCTCCGGATCCGGGGGGGGAATCAGAGCCGTGGGCCCTGATCCACGGAGACCGTTAGTTCCTGGGGGAGGAATCGCGCACGGGCCGCCCCCATCCGTCTGCTGGTGAGTTCGGAGGAGGCGGGTTTTTTCCAGGGGCCTCGAAGCCACGGGCTGCCCTCAATCCCCTTCCTCCGAACCCCTCTCGCGGGTCTCCCCGGCCCTGATTCCCGTTTCTCCCCTTCTCCGCCTTCACTGTCCGTTCccgttttcccctcctcccaaggcCGGGTCTTCGTCGGGGGCCGCCGCTTTCCCGTCCTCGGTACCGCCTGTTCTCGGTGTGGGAATCGAAGCTGGGGCCTTCGCCCAACGAAATATCCCGAATGACATGAAATCCCGAATCGAGAAGGGCCTTTTCCTGTTCGGAGGAGGAATCGAACCTCAGGCATCCCCTTTTCCAGCCCCTTGCCCATTTGGAGGCCCCTCGGCCCGGACACCGCTGGGGCCTGAACCCAAATCTCCTTGGCCTGAAGAACCCGAACAAGGGATTGAGCCCAAGTCCTAGAGGCCACCTGGGTCCAGCCCAGGCCGATTCTCCATCCTCCTCGCCCCCCTCAGATCTCTGAGGAAACCGGTTGGGCTACGTTGGTGGCCCCAGGGGGTCAGGGAAGACGCGGAGGGGCTTCCTGGCTGTCTGGGGCTGCGGgcggggtcagaggcaggaactgACCGGCGTTGGTTTCAGAAGGCCGTCGAGTGACAAGGGATCCTCCCGGGAATCCGGTACGACCAGAGCCAGACTAACAGTAACGATGATAATGCTGGTGAGGGTGAtcgtgatggtggtgatgatgatggtgacggtgAAAgtgttgaagatgaggagaaggaggaggatggtaacgaggaggaggaagaacaggagatgaAGGATGGCAGCGAAGGGGATACGTTGGAACAGTCTGAGTGCCATAAAACCTCCATCGCCCGTTGCTTTCCCTTCGGGAGAGGTGCCCTCTTGGCGGGCGGCCCTGACCTCGACTCTGTCCCCGGCTTGGCAGAACCGTgcaggccccggccgggccctcccACTTACCGGAGGCGGTGAGGAAgtaggggtggtggtggtggtcgctCTTGTGCAGCGGGTGATGCGGGTGTGGGGCCAGGAGCGTCGGCGCGGGCATGAGCGGGTAGCCATAGTCTAGCAGGGGCACCCGGGAGGCCAGAGAGCCGGCGAACGGGTCGGGGGCCACCTCGCGCAGCGGCTTGGGCTTGTGCAGTAGAATGTCCTCGATGAAGAAAGACGTGGGGCGCTGGGAAGACACCGCTGGGTGGACCGGGGAGGTGAAGTTGAGGTTCATGGTGGAGGCGACGGGTggtccggccggggcgggggcagcggggaggagggaaaggggaggaagagaagaaagagaaagaggaggaggaggaggaagaagaggaggaggagggggtaccCTCAGAGAGAGGTgtgccagggggaggggggacgccACCCCTCTGGGGTCTCCTCCCTGGGTGCAAGCacgctctgtgtctctctttctctctctctcccttctgctcggGCTAGCCCGGCTCGGGAGAAGCGTAGCGGTGGGACGGGCCTCTGTCGGCTCCTGGCAGGCGAgtggagagggagcggggagagccaATGGCGAGGCGgcagagatggggggaaggggatggggcacTCACTctagggggaggggggctggagcaGGCGAGGGACGGGTTGACGGGGCGGGGCCCCGGTGCTGTCCGAGGTGCTGGATCCCGGCCGGTccctcggggccgggccgggggccgggggagagatggagggggtgggggtgggcgggagcGGCGCGTAaaagcgctttggagagcacCGTGCCGTCCAGGCCCCTGGATTAACCTCCCAGTCCTTGAGCGCTTTATGAGAAGAACGAAAAAGCCAAAGGTGCTGCTCCCCGCGCCTTAGCCGGTCGTTGGAACTCAGCCCCGTCCCCCAGTTAAGGCTCGAGGCCCGGAGGGACGACTTCCCCGGAGGTTTGCGCGCTTGGTGTGGGTAACTGAGGGGCGAGAGTCCAGGGTTagcggaaagaaaaagaaaaggggaggtGAATGGAAACAGGGGACCGAGCCTGTCTGCAccctgggagagggtgggagattaTCCGTATTATTCAGGTAAAAATTTACGCCCCCCTCCGAAAAAAATATACCCGCTTAACTCTGGGTTAGCGGGATCCAGTTTGAATTATCCGGCCGTTTGAGATTTGTACACGTCCTTCCAGTCGCCAATCCCCATATCCTCCTTCCTCTATCCCCCCTCGCCTTttaggaactgggttctcatgcACCTTCACCACTCCAAGTACCCCATACTACTTCCCACTTTAAACCCTCATTCTCTACCCAACCCCACATTCTTATCTGGCAGGGGCAGTTTTCCCTACTTGGCTTTCCTGTCCATCCTCCTCACTCATCCCCTTGTTATCTTTTGTCTTTTCTGTTTGTCTTGTTCTAATCTGTCCCATTTATTTCCCTGGAGTCAATTTGCTAAAATTAAGGTGATAGTCTACAGCACAGCAGGGGTAATTTCGGCTCGCATCTCCGAAAATTGCTCTAATTATTGATGTTAAACTCGGGGAAATTAAAAGAAGccacttctcctccatctcccgaTTTTTAAGCTCTAATTTGTTGAAATCTAGTCGTCATCACAATTCCAATCACTGCCGCTAATAGTAAAAGTGTTTTAATAGAGCCCGAATCCTCACAACCCATGCTATTAGATAATTAGAGGAGGTGTTAGAAAGCCAAGTGCTAATCCTTGGGCGAGCCGCTAGGATTTCCATCTGATCTAGCAGGTAGAACAAATTAATTACCAGAATCAATTAGACCTCAAAGTACCATCCTCCAGGAAGTGGGAGCCTCGTATTCCATACGGATGAGCTGGTAAATGGTAaatagagggggaaaggggagcagggagagaggaaaaagaaaaacctgtGAAAGAGTAGACGCCGCAATCAGGAGGCCTTAATGAAGCCTGAACTCGCCGGCTCTGGACCGGCAACGTGTTTTGATTCTCGAACGTGGTCGTTCAGGAAAGGTGGAAGGGGATGAAGTGGGAGACCCTGGGCATTTCTACATTTTCTGTAGATAGGCGAtagccaccccttccccctccctccgtcccttctctctccccttcc includes:
- the BSX gene encoding brain-specific homeobox protein homolog, which gives rise to MNLNFTSPVHPAVSSQRPTSFFIEDILLHKPKPLREVAPDPFAGSLASRVPLLDYGYPLMPAPTLLAPHPHHPLHKSDHHHHPYFLTASGVPVPALFPHPPHAELPGKHCRRRKARTVFSDSQLSGLEKRFEIQRYLSTPERVELATALSLSETQVKTWFQNRRMKHKKQLRKSQDEPKAPDGSESSERSPRGPEPSPAPRPGPPAGPYALAEPEPELDIGEEGELGPGPHLL